One genomic segment of Paenibacillus xylanexedens includes these proteins:
- a CDS encoding peptidase U32 family protein has protein sequence MSKKHELLVTAANVKEAEVLLQAGADALVIGDDRFGMRLSGSFSVEETAEVVAIAAKHQARVYVSMTNLMSNELLKELPEYVQALGRIGIDGVEFNDPSVLATMKEYAPHVKLHWNAEMTSTNYATANYWGTKGASRVVLARELNMDELTEMVPFLKVEAQVQVHGMTNIYHSKRSLVQSYMAHQGRPVEGDLGKERGLFLIEAERRDEKFPIYEDINGTHIMSSEDICILEDLHLLMEAGVHSFKIEGMLKSLTYNEAVVRAYRTAIDSYVADADAYAFSEEWLAEVRKLQDPERELSFGFFYKEQVY, from the coding sequence ATGAGTAAGAAACATGAACTGCTCGTTACAGCAGCGAATGTGAAAGAGGCAGAAGTGCTTCTCCAGGCTGGAGCAGATGCTCTGGTCATTGGAGATGATCGATTCGGCATGCGTCTTTCAGGCAGCTTTAGCGTGGAAGAGACAGCAGAGGTGGTTGCCATTGCAGCCAAACATCAGGCGCGTGTGTATGTATCCATGACTAATCTGATGTCCAACGAACTGTTGAAAGAATTGCCTGAATATGTTCAAGCACTTGGCAGAATCGGTATTGATGGTGTGGAGTTTAATGACCCATCCGTGCTGGCCACCATGAAGGAATACGCGCCACATGTGAAGTTGCACTGGAATGCGGAGATGACTTCAACGAACTATGCGACGGCCAACTATTGGGGAACCAAGGGAGCTAGTCGTGTTGTGCTTGCCCGTGAGTTGAATATGGACGAGTTGACGGAAATGGTCCCTTTTCTGAAAGTGGAAGCTCAGGTTCAGGTGCATGGTATGACGAATATTTATCATTCCAAGCGCAGTCTGGTGCAAAGTTATATGGCTCATCAAGGGCGGCCGGTTGAGGGAGATCTGGGCAAAGAACGGGGATTGTTCCTGATCGAGGCTGAACGCCGGGATGAGAAATTCCCGATCTATGAGGACATTAACGGCACACACATTATGAGCTCTGAGGATATATGTATCCTCGAAGATCTTCATCTGTTGATGGAGGCGGGTGTGCACAGTTTCAAAATTGAAGGTATGTTAAAATCACTCACCTACAATGAAGCTGTTGTACGTGCATATCGGACAGCGATTGACAGTTATGTAGCCGATGCTGATGCATATGCTTTCTCTGAAGAGTGGCTCGCTGAGGTGCGCAAGTTACAGGACCCTGAACGTGAATTGTCGTTTGGATTTTTCTATAAAGAACAAGTGTATTAA
- the mltG gene encoding endolytic transglycosylase MltG has protein sequence MKGKAIVVILLIIVVLAGGAGGYVWSMMRPVEASTEPVVFEIKSGSGTSKIADQLQEEGLIRSGLTFKGYLKWKKLGSNFMAGTYSMNPGVTYDEIVNKLSSGEVVPEEMVKFTIPEGYNVLQMAGKLSYEHVVDRDEFIKLANDPSAFDVDIIKDIPVDEELRYVLEGYLFPETYELKKGSSTHDVMQRMLEEFQTKINSIPDLEAKLQEKNLSLHELLTIASLVEKEVVVDEERALVAGVIYNRINQDMKLEIDATVQYLLDRPKERLFFKDLKVKSPYNTYLNKGLPPGPIASPSLPSIEAALNPEASEYLFYVTKKDGSSGHLFAKTYKEHQQNIAKSKAAQ, from the coding sequence TTGAAAGGGAAAGCAATAGTAGTCATACTGCTTATCATTGTAGTTCTTGCCGGAGGCGCAGGCGGTTACGTATGGAGTATGATGCGTCCTGTGGAAGCTTCTACAGAACCGGTCGTATTCGAGATTAAGAGCGGATCGGGAACTTCGAAAATCGCGGATCAGCTTCAAGAAGAAGGCCTCATTCGAAGCGGGCTAACCTTTAAAGGGTATTTAAAGTGGAAGAAACTAGGTTCTAATTTCATGGCGGGTACATATTCTATGAATCCTGGCGTGACATATGATGAGATTGTTAACAAGCTGAGTAGTGGCGAAGTTGTACCGGAAGAAATGGTGAAATTTACGATTCCGGAGGGTTATAACGTTCTGCAAATGGCGGGTAAGCTTTCTTATGAGCATGTTGTAGATCGGGATGAATTCATCAAGCTGGCCAATGATCCTTCGGCCTTTGATGTAGATATCATCAAAGATATTCCAGTGGATGAAGAACTTCGCTACGTATTGGAAGGGTATCTGTTCCCGGAGACGTATGAGCTGAAAAAGGGAAGTTCCACGCATGATGTGATGCAACGGATGCTGGAAGAATTCCAGACCAAGATTAATTCCATTCCTGATTTGGAAGCCAAGCTCCAGGAAAAGAACCTTTCCCTGCATGAACTGCTGACGATCGCGTCACTCGTGGAGAAAGAAGTTGTAGTGGACGAGGAACGTGCTCTGGTTGCAGGTGTAATCTACAACCGGATCAATCAGGATATGAAGCTGGAGATTGATGCTACCGTGCAATATCTGCTCGACAGACCGAAGGAACGATTGTTTTTCAAGGATCTAAAGGTGAAAAGTCCCTATAATACGTATCTGAACAAGGGCTTGCCACCAGGTCCAATTGCCAGTCCAAGTCTTCCGTCCATTGAGGCAGCGCTAAATCCGGAAGCTTCGGAGTATCTGTTCTATGTGACAAAAAAGGATGGCTCGTCTGGACATCTATTTGCCAAAACGTATAAGGAACACCAGCAAAATATAGCCAAAAGTAAGGCTGCGCAATAA
- a CDS encoding DUF1292 domain-containing protein, with the protein MTEYSRKDLKWTDSLRLAFGAHVELEEENGKSQPYDLLAEFEVNGQQYAVLRSSLRPYDEVELLRVSPGSEDQIMPELVTIDDDDEWENISELYDECTLPIDED; encoded by the coding sequence ATGACGGAATATAGCCGCAAAGACCTGAAATGGACAGATTCACTGCGTCTGGCATTCGGTGCTCATGTTGAGCTCGAAGAAGAGAACGGTAAATCACAACCGTATGACTTGTTGGCTGAGTTCGAAGTGAACGGTCAGCAGTACGCGGTGCTCCGCAGTTCGTTGCGACCTTATGACGAGGTTGAACTTCTGCGGGTATCACCTGGAAGTGAAGACCAGATCATGCCAGAGTTAGTTACGATCGACGATGATGATGAGTGGGAGAACATCTCGGAGCTTTATGATGAATGTACTCTCCCCATTGACGAAGATTAA
- a CDS encoding DUF1292 domain-containing protein, which translates to MAEDQLGMEEEAEIIYIADDEGNEEEFEVIMKFEVDGSEAKYMMVAPVEPEDGETDVYAFRYEEEGDDIKLFVIQDDAEWDIVEETFNTFLAEDEEEAN; encoded by the coding sequence ATGGCTGAAGATCAACTGGGTATGGAAGAAGAAGCGGAAATTATTTACATTGCGGATGACGAGGGTAATGAAGAGGAATTTGAAGTCATCATGAAGTTTGAAGTAGATGGTTCGGAGGCCAAGTACATGATGGTTGCTCCGGTTGAACCTGAAGATGGCGAAACGGATGTATATGCATTCCGTTATGAAGAAGAGGGCGACGATATTAAACTTTTCGTCATCCAAGATGATGCCGAATGGGATATCGTCGAGGAGACGTTTAATACATTTCTTGCTGAAGATGAAGAGGAAGCGAACTAA
- the ruvX gene encoding Holliday junction resolvase RuvX, whose protein sequence is MKILGLDYGDRRIGVAASDAFGWTAQGLEVLERRRDEGEFARIAELVREHEISEIVVGLPKNMNGTVGPRGEICIAFADRLRDELNLPVHLWDERLTTMAAERTLIEADVSRKKRKQVVDKMAASLILQNYLDANSRR, encoded by the coding sequence ATGAAAATATTAGGTTTGGACTATGGGGACCGAAGAATCGGAGTTGCCGCGAGTGACGCCTTCGGTTGGACTGCCCAGGGATTGGAAGTGCTAGAACGCCGCCGTGATGAAGGCGAGTTCGCTCGGATTGCCGAACTTGTGCGTGAGCATGAGATTAGTGAGATCGTAGTCGGACTTCCCAAAAACATGAACGGCACCGTAGGACCGCGCGGTGAGATATGCATTGCTTTTGCCGATCGCCTGCGGGATGAACTGAATTTACCTGTTCACCTTTGGGATGAACGGCTGACAACCATGGCAGCAGAACGTACGCTGATCGAAGCGGATGTCAGTCGGAAAAAACGCAAGCAGGTTGTGGACAAAATGGCCGCAAGCTTGATTTTGCAAAATTATTTGGATGCCAATAGTAGAAGGTGA
- a CDS encoding IreB family regulatory phosphoprotein — MDSMDKTVKFNVKGDEQEASSKEILLTVYDALVDKEYNPINQIVGYLISGDPAYIPRHNNARSLVRKKERDELIEELVRSYLANHR, encoded by the coding sequence ATGGACTCCATGGATAAGACGGTTAAATTTAATGTGAAAGGTGACGAACAGGAAGCATCATCCAAAGAGATTCTTCTCACGGTATATGATGCATTGGTCGATAAGGAGTATAATCCGATCAACCAGATTGTTGGGTATCTGATTTCCGGAGACCCGGCATACATTCCTCGTCACAACAACGCACGTAGTCTGGTCCGTAAAAAGGAGCGCGATGAGCTGATTGAAGAGCTTGTACGTTCCTATCTGGCCAATCACCGGTAA